tgggggagcacagggagcagctgcaggacttGGGGGAGCACAAGGAGCGGCTGCAGGACTTGGGGGAGCACAAGGAGCggctgcaggatttgggggagcacagggagcagctgcaggatttggggcggcaggatttgggggagcacagggagcagctgcaggatttggggCGGCAGGATTTGGCGGAGCACAAAGAGCGGCTGCAGGACTTGGGGGCTGCAGGATTTGAGGGAGCACAAGGAGCGGCTGCAGGACTTGGGGGCTGCAGGATTTGAgggagcacagggagcagctgcaggatttggggcggcaggatttgggggagcacagggagcagctgcaggatttgggggagcACAAGGAGCGGCTGCAGGACTTGGGGCGGCAGGACttgggggagcagaggggcgGTGGTTGTGGGGATGCGGGGTGCGTGTGGGCAGGCCGGCTGGCCCGAGCGGTCCCTGTGCCGGGCAGggcccggcggccgcggcgggctccccgctccctgcccggcGGAGCTCGGCTGGGCTGGGGGCGCCGTGGGCTCCgtgcccccggccccgggccgggctggcACCTCCTCACCCGCCCTGTCCCCGGGCCCGGCGCCGCCCTTCGCTCCGCCGCCCCTTCCGGCTCCATGGGCGagcgcggcccggccggccccgGCTCCGGCGGGGAGCGCCCCGGTAAGTCGCGGCGGGCGCGGCCCCGGCCTGTCCCGGCAGCAGCGGCCGGGCCCGGGCGAggccccgcgggcagcgccTGACGCCGCCgtccccttctctccctccagCCAGGCCCGAGCCGCCCGGAGCCGCCCCGGGCACAGCCCGGCCTGGCGGGGGGAGCACGGAGGGAGCCCGGGGAGAGCAGAAGAAAGGTaacgcggggccggggggggtggggggggctgtggTGGCCCTGGCCGGGGCTTGGGCGGCGGCAGCGacggggacagacggacacagcGACGGGGACAGACGGACGCGGCCCGGGGTTGTGGTGTGGCGGCAGATGGAGCTGCGGAGCCGGAGAACAGGGGTGGGGCGGCCCCGGCATCTTGCGAACGCCTCCAGGGTCTCCTGCCCGACATCTCTCCATCCGTCCCCTTGGCCTCGGCGGTGGCGTTAGCGCTTAAAATAATTAACCCTGTCTGCAATTGCTGACCTACAGACACGTAAATACTCTGAGTTTCAGGTCAAAGGTAAGGGTGACTTTGCAAAACCCCTCATTGGAGAGGCTGACCTCGCCGGTTTTGACATTTCGAAGCCTGCGCAGttagttgagtcttgctttaacaTATATCTGcgttggataaagtgtcctttagctgagcGTTGCTCGTTATACCCTAAAAGGATTATGTAATGCGATGTGCAAACGCGTAAGCGGTTGGCTCTTTATAGCGTGAATGTAGCGATAAGATTTTTGTATAGAATGGCTGTTCCTTTTCTTGCTGGCGTACCAGCCTTATTCCCGCCCCCAGATTGTGCAGCTCTGTGATAAACAATATCTCGCCTCCATGCGCTAAATTCCGCTCATTTACCCGCACCCCGGGTAAAGAACCCAGGCTTTGGGGACAGCAGCGGGTTCCCGTGCCTGGGATGCCGCGTCGCCCCTGGGGCTTCCCCGGCTCCTTGCCCAGCTCCTTCATTGCCAGAGCTGCTGGTTCAGCCGCAGATGCTGTGGTGGCGACGCGGGGTCGGGGCCCACGTTGACGTCTCCCTTTCCATCGCCCGGCAGCCCTGCTGGTCGCCGTCAGCGCCGCCGTGGACAAGATCATCGCCCATTTCAGCGCCGCACGGAACCTGGTGCAGAAGGtgaggggctgggctggggcgaGGGCAGAACCATCGAgccattttgcttggaagagacctttaagatcatcgagtccagccattaacaATGTCGATATCGAGCTGCTAGAAGGATGGTGCCCGATCTCAACAGAAAACGGCGGCTTTGGTCTGGGAAGCTTTTAGTAACATTTCACACAAATTTAAGTCCACTAGACTAGTATGAAATTTTAGAGCCCCTATTATGCAGAATGTTTGAATTGCTTTTAACTTCACGGTGCCGAGAATATTTAGAAGCGTGTATATTCATTAACGTGAACTTCGGCATAGGTGAAACTACATTTATCCACGGTAAAGTTGGAATTAAAGAAATTAGGAAAAGAGACTGGTAGGGACTTCATGCTAACAGTTCAATACTGAGCCAGGGGTTAAGCTGggggtttattttttgcaaTGTGCTTCTGTTATTATGAATACAGCGTAGTGAAAATCCATGAAACTGGGTCCACACTCAGGGCACGGAGGGGCCTCAGGATTTTATGCTGTGATTCACCTTCCCAGCTGAATTCGTTTCAGCGACAGCGCGTCTGTACGTGTCGGACTGGGGCGAGAGGGGCTTCGGGAGCTGCAGGGGAGGGTTCGGTGCTGCTTTTCCCatccttctcctcttttttgTGCCTCCCGAGCGCAGGCGCAGCTGGGGGACAGCCGTCTGAGCCCCGACGTGGGTCACCTGCTGCTGCGCACGCTCTGCCCTGCGCTCTACGCCGTGGTGGAGGACGGGCTGAAGCCGTTCCAGAAGGACGTCATCACGGGCCAGAGGAGGAACTCCCCTTGGAGCGTGGTGGAAGCTTCGGTGAAGACAGGACGGGGTGAGGAACGTCCTCCCGGAGGTGTTGGGATCAGTGTCTCGAGGTGCCTGGAGCCTGGGCAAGAACAAGCCCAcgttccagtataagttggggaatgagctgTTGGAGAGAAGTGATAAGGCACctgggggacagcggggtgagcatgagccagcactgggcccttgtggccaggaaggccgatgggacctgggggggatcaAAGGGGGTGGTCggtaggtcagagaggttctgctgcccctctgctctgccctggggaggccgcagctggaatattgtgcccagttctgggcccctcagctccagcaggacagggaactgctggagagagtccagcgcagccaccaagatgctgcagggagtggagcatctccctgccgaggaaaggctgaggagctggggctctggagctggagaagaggagactgagggctgagctcattcatggggatcaatatggaaagggggagtgtcaggaggatggagccaggctcttctgggtgacagccagtgacaggacaaggggcaatgggtgcaaactggaacacaggaggttccgcttgaataggagaagaaacttgttcgcggtgagggtgccagagcctggcccaggctgcccagggaggttgtggagtctccttctctgcagacattccaacccgcctggacaccttcctgtgtaacctcagctgggtgttcctgctccggcgggggggttgcgctggatgagcttccgaggtcccttccaacccctgacgtTCTGGGGTTCTGTGACTCTGTTCCGTGTTCCGCAGGCTCCAACACGCGCTCTCTCCACGCTCTGTGCTGGCACGTGGCCGGGCTGGCCCCTctcagcagcaccaggcagaAGTTTCACGCCTTTATCCTCGGCCTTTTGAAGTGAGTGGTGGGTCCTGGTGTCCTTGCTGCCGTGGCAGCTTGGAGCAGAGTCCCAAAAGCTCTAACTTGGCTTCCTCTTGTCTCATTTAGCATTaagcagctggagctgtggaTCTCTCACCTGCAGAAGAGCCCAGGTAAGGACATAGCGACCAGAATCTCCTCACCCAAGTCTTCTGCTCGCCAAGGTGATAATCCTGGACCCGTTTCAGCCACGATGCTTGGCTGGAATTTCTGTAGTGGATGAGGGCGTCGTTTTCCATGGCTGTCATGCGGGGTGAGGGGAGTCAGGCTGATAATTTGGACCTGTCTGGATGTGGGAGGACGTGTGGGCGAGGGCCGGGCGTTTCGCAGCTCTCCAGCACCGTCCACAAccatctgaaaggaggttggagccgggggggtcgggctctgctccccaggaacaagtgccaggaccagaggaaacggcctcaagttgtgccaggggaggttgaggttggaaatacaggagaatttcttccccaaagggctgtggggcattggaacaggctgcccagggcagtgctggagtcaccgtccctggaggggttgaaaatacagagagatgaggttctcagggacacggggcagtgccagggctggggaaatggttggacttgatcttaaaggtcttttccaaccaaaatgattctctgattctatgtcCCTGTCTCGTAGGGGTCATCTCCACGCTGTATTCACCTCTGGCCTTCTTTGCCCTGAGCCAAGGGCCTCTCCCCCACCTCGCCGATGAGCTACTGCTGCTCATCCAGCCGCTCTCCGTGCTCACTTTCCACCTCGACCTCCTCTTCGAACACCACCACCTCTCCGTGGACGTCAGACCCTTGTCCCGTCGCCTGGAATCCCCCTTATCTCCTCCCCATCGCGCCGTCCAGCCTCGGGGCGCCGCGCAGCCttctccggagctccaaagcAGTGAAACCGGGGACAGCCTGGAAGACGAGATCCCCCCCGACGCCGTGGGGAGGGCGGCCGGTGCAGAGGGCGGCACGAGGGTTCGGTCGCAAGCGGCCGAGCACGGGCTGGTCGCCGGCCCGCAGGTGggggctgccctgcagcagagctTCCAGCACGTGCTGCGCTGGGGCGACCAGCTCAGCCGCGCTTTCCGCGGAGGTGACAACTCCCCGGAGACCCCCAAGCCCGAGGCGGGTCCTCGGGGTGCCGGCGCTGGCCTCGGCGGCTGGTGGGACCAGCTGGGCCAGGCCTCCAGGATTTACACTGCTCCCAGCAAGGAGAAGTTCGCCTTGGGCTGGTGGACGAAGCTGCGGGCGGCTGCGGGGGATCCCAGCCCCGGCCAGGCTGCGCGACCCCACGGATCCGGgaaggaggccagagagacggagctgcagctcctgcagagcaAAGCTGTCCCCGAACTCCCCGCTGCAAAGCCCAGCGGCGGCGCTGACGCCTCCGGGACCTCTTCTCCTGAAGATCTCGCCCtgtctgctggagctggagcacCCGCCGAGCCAGATGGCCGCACGGCCGGAGAGCAACTCGAGGCTGCTTCCCCGGAGCCGCGTGTGAACGGGAACGGGGCAGCTACCGATCCAGAGCGCGACGGTCCCGCTGGTCCTGACAAAGGCAGCTGGCTGGGTCGGCTCTTCGGAGCCACCAGCCCCTCTGCCAGGAGCTTCCATCCCAGTCCTGACACCAGCTCAACCAGGTCCAGGTAAGACCCAGCTTGGGCAGGCGGGGCTGGGGAAGCTGGGGAGGGTCTTTTCTCCCAGGCAGCATACGGAGAACACGCTGCGGGGCTGGCGGGTGTCGCGCGCTGCCCGTTATCCCAACTGTGCTCCTGGGCTGAGGAATTGGCGCGTGTCGTTGCCTCGGTCCTTTAGAGCAGCAGGAGCTCCTGGTGGCGCTCGATAGAGCCCTTGGCACCTGCCGGATTGCCAGAAGAGTTTTCTGAGCAAAACGGGTGGGGAAGAGGCTTCCCCGACCAGCTCGCGGCTTCTTTTGCTCGGCGGCAGGAGACCCTCCAGCTGGCTGTCCCCCGGCGCGCGCATCCTGGCCGGGGCGGTGAAGGGGCTGGCGGCCGAGAAGACTCGCGATGGAGAACGGGCGGAGAGGAACGCGGCCGAGGcgccgcagccccacaggtgaCACTGGGCGTCGTGGGGCTGGGAAGCCGGgggtggatttttctttttggggtGTCCCGCAGACGTTTCCAGGCTCCCTGTTGCTTCCCTGGGGATTTTCCCACTTTCCTGTTGAGCTTTGGGTGAACTTGAGTGTCTGCCAAGCTGGGGTCAGTTGTTTTTcccggacatgaggaaaaaattcttccccgAAAGGGTTGTGGGGCATCggaacagggtgcccagggcagtggtggggtcaccatccctggagggttgaacagacggagatgaCGTTCTCTGGAACATGTTTAGTGCTGGGGTGGGAGAATGGTTGGAACTGATGATCCCGAggttcttttccaaccaaaacggtTCTGTGGAATCGTGGCAGGTCAGAAAAGCCGTCGTGGTCCTCCTGTGCTTGCGCAGCATTTGGCTCCCGCTCTGCCGCTCCAGAGCTTGGCAGGACCGTTTTGTGATGCGGCGTCTCGGTCCCGTCCGCAGGGAGACGGGCTGAGGACAGAGAGTCACCGGCCCCACGCCCGAGGGTCAAAACCTCCCCCGAGTCCTGCGGGAGCTTCTCTTGGTCCCTGGGGAGGCGAATCCCTGATGGGTTTTGTTGCGCAGGGCGGTGCGGGCGCTGTGTGACCACACGGGCGCCGCCGACGGTCACCTGAGCTTCCAAAAAGGGGACGTCCTGCAGCTGCTTTCCACCGTGGACGAAGACTGGATCCGCTGCTGCCGCGGAAACAGCACCGGCCTCGTCCCTGTGGGCTACACATCCCTCATcctgtgaggaagaggaggcccGAGGGAGCAGCGGAGCTCGCCCAAGCAGGTGCCACCTCCGGGAGGGACCGTGTGCCACGTTGTCACCGCTGCCGAGGTGTCACCGCCGGCAGGACGCCCGTCGCCGCTGCTCGCTCGCGTGGCGTTACCGTCAGACCCGCTGGCGCTTCACCGCCGGGGACCCGCTCGCGTTTCCTCTCCGTGCTGTCCCCGCGTCGTGCCACCGCCGCCACCTCCGCGTGTCCCCAGCCACTCCGAGCACTCTGTAAATTATTGTAACCACAGGAACGAGCTCGTTCTGGGGCGGggaaaagctggaaataaaGGTTGTGACTCACGTGTGTGCGTGTGACAGGGCGGCTGCGGCAGGGGGATGGCAAGGGCCCCGTGGGCTGTGGCAGGAAACGCTCTTGGGGCGGCTGCGGAGACCCAGAGGCAGAAATAACCCTGGAAATTGcgtcccccggccccgcgggatGGAAGGGGCTCAAGATTGGtaaaggtttgtttttcttttcaagtttttctCATTGTTCATGATTTCGGTACCGAACTACTTAGATTTTTACTCCAGGCTCTCCAGTAAGCGAGACACTTGGCTTAGGGGCAGCTTTGGGGccaaaaatctgcattttattcTTCTACCGGCCTCTGCTCCCAGGATGGAGCTGCgctctttttattctcttctcgctctttttattctcttctcgctctttttattctcttctcgctctttttattctcttctcgctctttttattctcttctcgCTCTTTTTATTCGCTCTCTTCTTGCCTTCATTTCTCTCTCTGGAACTTTTACTCACAGGCGAGGGATGTTATAACTTAATTGGAATGTTATTTGGCTTTGTCTTAAGTAGGTTTGATTGAATTCCGCAGCTGCCTCCGGACTTTAAAATGGGTCAAGCCAGCAGGAGATGAATCCAGGtacttttttctgattttttttttttaattaaaaaagcactAGAATCCGCAGCGTGGCGCCTCCAGTTTAAAAGGAAGATGAGCGTCTGGATCAAACCCGGTGTTTTTATAACTGCGGGAGTTATGGCTGgggaatggaaaaaagaaaaatcaaatgatGTTAAAGGAGGGTCATTGATGAGCTGTTGAATCCCCGAGTAACGCAAAGAGTTACCAAGGGAGACGGGGCAAAAAACCCTCATAAAAGAGGCTGGAAGagtcagaaaggaaaagcaaagggaaggcGTGTGAAAGAAAACCCCACAAGTCATGGCTAGGAAAAGATTTTCCATTTAATACTAGACTCTCAGGATTGAGATGCAGGCTTTTTATGCAATTACATCCAATGTTAAAATTGGTAATACATAATTTACAAAGATTAACATCAAAACAATGATCTATTTAGATATGCtttgtaaaaaggaaatatattagcagcatttattttcagcaatCACACAGCCTACACCCATGCAGACTAAGTCGGGAGCTATTTGCAGTAATGTAGTGCTTCCTGGGCCGACCCCGTGCTCTCCTCGGGATATAAAATAacccaacaaataaaaaaagtcattaatttCTACAccagtaagaaaaaacaagtcTTTGCACTTACCTAACGTTTGATTGTCTAAAAAACGTTTTGTTTAGTCTTTCaacaaaagaaagataaaatgacAGAGCTAGTGTCTCGCTTCTGTACgcgctttattttttttttctttttttaaaaactttttagTGTTTAACACCATTGGAGACAATGATTTCcgtttgaaactaaaggagacAACTCGAGGTTTTGGACATGCGATATTCCTACTACACGCACGAGTATTTTATACTCAGGGTTCCTGGTACTGTACAGTGCTTCTCTACAGTAAGAAAATATTCCAaactattttcttatttcttttttttgtttttttttaataaaatatttttttttctcaaagggttttttgtcttttttttttttttttttaacttttcaaatcAACACGTAAAAGTTAATGGAATGAGTCATGTTCCACTAAgagtaaaataattataataataataataacaagaaTGTACATTAGGACGAGCTTGGTCCGTTAAAAAGGAACATGGAACTACCGTATTGCTTTACATCCACGCAGCAGATATATATACAACTTGGCACATTAAAAACTGGGGCTTTTTCTTGGAGGAACATCTAAAACGGGACTGGATATGCGTATGTACGGCTGAGAGACAAAAAGCGAAGCTGTTTGTTTGGAGGGCGGCGCAGCCCGCGGCGCCACAGGCGCGTCCCCCCCGCGGCCCGGTACCTGTGACGCTCGTGGGTCGCTGGCGCTTGTCCAGCGGGGGTTTCGGGCCGGGGGGGCGCGGGATGCGCCGGCTCTTAATTTAAGAGACGGACGTTTGCAGCTGTACAACCAGAACACAAGAATAGTGTTAGCAGTCGATATATTCTACAGTTCACAACAAATACTCGCTCTGAATACTGCTTGACGGGTCATGTAGTGaagattgcctttttttttttgtttttctttttttttttttttttttttttttctccttttaacgGGTTTTAATTTGCACAACACACTAGACACACGAGAACCACAGCttagcaaaaaaaccaccagcgATGGCGTCGGCAGGGTTCGACTCGCTTTAGAAaaatttctctgcagaaaaaagtggaaaaaagaaaagaaaaaaaaaaaaacccaatgcgATCACCCCCCGTCCCCGGCGCAGAACAAGTGCCTGAACCACCAACTCCGGCTTCGCTCCAAGGTGACGCTGGAAATTTCTCCACCTTCCGCACGTTCGGGTGCATTTCGCTCTTCTCGGAACTTGTGCAAATCGGAGGCCGCGACTTTCGGGCAGCCGCTAATTCCCATCCCGTTCGGGTTTCCATTCACGGCGGTGCCGAGAGCGTCTCGTACAGTCCCAGGTTCACTGCTGAACACGGGGAATATCCTCATCACAGTCAATCCTCACCCTTCTTACCTCcccatttatttctctttttaatatatttttcctctgagtGGGACTatcaagcaaaaaataaattaaattttgacCATCCTGGACAAGAACcacaaggttttttttctcagtaccGAACATCAATACAAGGCACGCCCAACAACACACACACCATGAGAGCACCCGGACATCCAAGTGCTGAACTGTTTTGTATTATTTGTccgtatttttttgtttccgCCGCCCTCTTTTCCTCGGCTGTCGCGAGGATTTCGGGCTCTTGCCCTCGGAGCAGATTCCAAACCGCAGCGTTTTGCTCGTGGCGTCACTTTCTGAAGCTGCTCTCCGGGCCGCCGAGGGTGCGGCGCCGCAGTTTCCTTCCCGATCCTTCCTCCAGCAGGTATGTGACATCGATCGCTGCAAAAAACCCACGTTTCTGGTTAAAAAAAGGTGATACAAGCAACAGTTTTCAGATTTCCCTGCTCTTTCAAGGATGTTTCCATCCCAAAAGTTGGGATTTTAGCCGTGTGGACCAGCCAACCTCCAAAGatccttccaacccaaattaatCTACGCGTCCAtgattattttgcattaaagagactggacaaagctttaaattaaaaacagagacaTACTGAACCAGCGCTACCGCAACAACACCTACAAATGTTCCTTACGCCCCAACAAAAAGCTCGTTAAAGTCACTTAGACCCCAACGGAAAGCTCATTAAAGGCCAAAAGACACTTTTCAAATTCTCTTCCGTCTTTCTTTGCGCATCTTAAATTGGAAACATGGGGGGAATTTGTCTTCAGAAAGTTTTCACGGTGACTAAAAATATTCTACGAAACACCGCGTCAGTCGTGAGAAATTTCATTCCGCGTTAGCGGAAATTGCGAAAGAAAACATCGCTGCAAAGAAAACTAATTGTGTTAATagatgtaaatatatatataaatatattcggatgtttatttataaatgtttagCTAGAGCTATGGTTGGAGTCGATGTTagaggttctcttccaaccaaaacgatttgATGAATTTTAGTTTATGATTTGAAATGGAAGCGATAAACGTGATTTTATCGCCGTGGTGTAACCGCGGCGGCAAATCTCACCGTTTTTCCCTGGGATCTTCTCGAGGAGGTTGAGCAGGATCTGGTTGAGCCTCTCGCGCTGGACGTGTCTCCGTTCCTCCGCACTGCACAGAGAACcgttttcttccccctttttctcAGTTCCGCAGCTCTCGCTCGAAACCGCCTCTTTTTCGGGCTCCTCCAGGCCAGGCATCTCGCCTGGAGTTTGCTCTTGGTTTCCTAAAACATCCTCGATAAGCGGAAGAGAATCCTCTTCTTGGTTTAAGTCTTTCATCTGGGGTTTCGAGCGATCTGTTTTCCAGGACGATCTAGCAGGAAAATAAAGGTTTGAATACCGCAATTTGTCAGACGTTCACCCGAAAGGCCAATTACTAGTGAGTCAAGGACTTTTTAGGTCGGGGGCTCTCTGGAATTTCAGTCGTCTGACTTGAAACACACGTTTGAAAGTTATAGAGAATTGCTTGAAATCATTTAAATTCCTACCCAGGAAAACCGGGTAGGAAAAAGAGCGGGTGTTTGGCAAATAAAGAGGattttctcatctcttctcAGCAATCTGCTGGGTAAAACTCACCTGCCTCCATTTCTCTTGTAGTTGTCTGGTACGTAATGAGGCTGTAACGACAATAAAGATGATGATTAATATCAAATAAAATCCCCAGTGGAAGGAAGCGCTGGTCTGTCTAATATTCTGGAAGTAACAATACTTGAAATATTGAGATGGAGGATGTGAAGGAAAACATGATTTTGCTGCCTGTCTGCTGTTTTTTGAGAAAACATCCATTTTCAGTGATAATTCTATAGAAAATCAGCATCTTATAGAGCAGGGAaatcaaaataggaaaatactgcttttctgAATTGAGAATCACCATTGCTGAAAACCAATTTTAAGCAAGTTTATTAAAGCACGGAGTGATAGTGACAGGCTGACAAACGACGTGTTGTGTGATTCTCTGCAACGCAGAAAATTCTTTTACAGTTGCAGAATCGCTACCGAAAAGTGAATTTTAAGATTTCAGGAGTGGCTTAAATGAAATGAGCCTCTTGATTCCAGCCAGAAACCGCCATCTCCAAACTTACACAACCATTCGTTCGACATCTGTTTGTCTTTGAGCTGCAATATTCTCTGtctacatttaatttttctttccagtcttcTAGTAAGAAAAGTCAGGAAGGCAAAAGAAGGGAAACTCACGGAAAAGTCTCTCTTGGGCGTGAGTTTTTTGGGGAAGTGGTCGAAGGCGTAGGGCTTGGTGCACACGGGATAGCGATTGCGGTGGATCTTGTAGAAGAGATGAGCGGATTTGTCGAGGCGGTAATCGCAAATATAGACGTCCTGCTCCTTCACGCCTTTCGGCCTCCCTGGGGTTTCCAAAGAAAGAACGGAGGGGAAAAATGAGCATCGGGTTCAAAATACCAGAATGAGAACAAATAGTGTTGGAGGAGTTGGGCTGTCCGAGCAGGATTGTCggcatttttctttgttctcctCCATTCAGAATCGTAATAGTGGACACATAATtcaattaaagaggaaaaactctATGCTCTAATGAAGTAGCACCcaaaattttacaaaaaatcACAGCAACTGCCAtcactttctcttctttgccCCCGCAATCCCACCCTGCTGCTGTCTCTTCAGTACCGGCCCTGGAAACATTGGCAGGATTTACTTTCAAAGGTGTTTTCTATTGAATTTCTCGCCCCGTTGCGTTTTTCCTCACCTTTGCAGTAGGTGTAGAGGTCGAGGACGCAGCATGTTCCTACCACGGCCTCCAAGGGGATGATTTCGTAGAGCGGCACGCGGAAGAGCTCATTGTGGTAGAACTTGCGCGAAGGGGAATGATGCGTCTCGTGCGGACGGAAATAATGGTGCCCGAAGGCAAACCGCTCCTCTCTGAGGTGGAAAGACAGAAGGGAAtaataatcattaaaaaatatttctataagcCAATGATACAACTTAACGCCCTCCGCTTAATTTTTAGTTATCTATCTTGCACTTTTGCGATGAAAAGCAAAGCCATGTGAATATGACACGTTCAGATTTATCCTCCTTTGGTACGTGGAAATATTCCTAGTGCCATTTTTCCCAACGCAGCTGCCTTCCTGTGCTCCCATCTGGATGGCATTTAATCACGTTGCAGTGACTTAACGAGTTGGCCATCATTAGCAAACATACTTCTCGTTTTTCCAGAGCTTTTCGATGCGGAAAATGTCGAGTTTCTCCCTGTTGATGTGGGACAGGAGCCGGTATGACTGCCGGACGGGGTGTCCGTCTGGGGTTCTGCGGCTGTCACGCATCAGGTAAACGCAATCACCTGGCAACAGgcacaaaagagagaaaataaagaactttTCATGAGGGCGGCACATCAAAAATAGAGTCAATGGTTTCATTAAAACGAACATGACAGAGCTACTTCATGTGGAATTGTAAGAGTGATGCAAAACTGCAAAAGGAGGAAGGTTTTACCCCGATCGTCTGCACAAAAGCTTTAGAGCAAGAACTAAGTGTAACTTGAATTTTATATCCCAGGCTGAAAATAGTAACGTGTAATGAACCAAGAGAAATTACAATAGGATATGTGACAAAAGACGTTTTGATTAGAAAAACATGTAGAAATTAGCGATAGCTGTGATGTTTAAAGAACAAATTTTGAAGAGAGAAGATACTAAGAGAGAttattattaagaaaataaatcattgcCTGAGAAGCTCCCAGCTTTTCATTATTCCAGAACTCAATGAAGTTTTTCCCTTGCTGGGAAAAAGTTTCAATCAATAATGGTCACGAAGAACTCAAAGAGTTTCAGAGGGAGAGCATTTAGGAAGCTCCATGTATTAATGAAAACATGGTCGGATTTAATAGatcatatttaaatata
This is a stretch of genomic DNA from Caloenas nicobarica isolate bCalNic1 chromosome 31, bCalNic1.hap1, whole genome shotgun sequence. It encodes these proteins:
- the RUSC1 gene encoding AP-4 complex accessory subunit RUSC1 translates to MLAPKKGLLCNLNHIHLQHISLGLHLSQHPELQETSASMAGDQTGCGDCPENHEQVDANSNNPSFKCRCCESHTQQPETLGLLHQAAQEGFPCLRAGEEAASPCDLASSTSSSSSVSSCSDFSLDDSPVSVYCKEFSREGSQSPENQPDVVPAEDAGDGRLLADPSRTCDGRDTNLNPPAPRRRDTLAGESPDSLCSSPSLASQRDETSPGVETTRSIPTDLDPNCNPLPEPDAAPAAPPAPARWEPVLGSAPEPLPRAGGVPPPVPPRPRRRLQVLGAHRAEQPLVEPEPSSGELCKDAGKKNITSFHELAQKRKRNAGGAALAQARADRSDWLIVFSPDTELPPPSELLASEPARPQLQHDWPAKPPGSRQREVTTFKELRYRSAANKPKGQPAGRRAEPVASQRPPASLGTATGSDGAGWGPPVPPAPVESHQPKRRRSRPGLQPIAEGQLGDAEEGFLPPPPNRVPGEKGLGAGGDGDVPVWRLGEPGGDPWVPGTVQRGDDACKEARPEPPGAAPGTARPGGGSTEGARGEQKKALLVAVSAAVDKIIAHFSAARNLVQKAQLGDSRLSPDVGHLLLRTLCPALYAVVEDGLKPFQKDVITGQRRNSPWSVVEASVKTGRGSNTRSLHALCWHVAGLAPLSSTRQKFHAFILGLLNIKQLELWISHLQKSPGVISTLYSPLAFFALSQGPLPHLADELLLLIQPLSVLTFHLDLLFEHHHLSVDVRPLSRRLESPLSPPHRAVQPRGAAQPSPELQSSETGDSLEDEIPPDAVGRAAGAEGGTRVRSQAAEHGLVAGPQVGAALQQSFQHVLRWGDQLSRAFRGGDNSPETPKPEAGPRGAGAGLGGWWDQLGQASRIYTAPSKEKFALGWWTKLRAAAGDPSPGQAARPHGSGKEARETELQLLQSKAVPELPAAKPSGGADASGTSSPEDLALSAGAGAPAEPDGRTAGEQLEAASPEPRVNGNGAATDPERDGPAGPDKGSWLGRLFGATSPSARSFHPSPDTSSTRSRRPSSWLSPGARILAGAVKGLAAEKTRDGERAERNAAEAPQPHRAVRALCDHTGAADGHLSFQKGDVLQLLSTVDEDWIRCCRGNSTGLVPVGYTSLIL